From Halotia branconii CENA392, the proteins below share one genomic window:
- a CDS encoding glycosyltransferase family 2 protein, with the protein MKFSVVITTYNRLDLLCRAIDSALNQTIPCEVVVADDCSSEDTETYIRSLGESVVYHRNEVNKGHAATVNAGVQKASGDWIKFLDDDDYLDSKCIEQMAKAIALCPEAVICSCIAAQVNADEVELSRTPQVGSGLACYIPQADIHYGMLLEVVPFGTPVQVACQREAFCKTGGWDSQLDANCDDIDSWIRIAQFGEAIFINQCLAYRTIWPGAYNQKFSLSQRLETNILMKEKIYALIAEKHRSHVPAFEDIKNYLKLHWILVALKQKNLQSFVSMLDKSLFSPFAWRLLVTAIFSRQSHTSNSPIRKCVLIESGLTDG; encoded by the coding sequence ATGAAATTTAGCGTCGTCATTACTACTTATAACCGTTTAGATTTGCTTTGCCGAGCGATTGATTCTGCACTTAACCAGACAATTCCTTGCGAGGTAGTTGTTGCTGATGACTGTTCTAGTGAAGATACTGAAACATATATCAGAAGTTTGGGTGAGTCGGTTGTCTACCACCGTAATGAGGTTAACAAAGGTCATGCAGCAACGGTCAATGCTGGAGTGCAAAAAGCCAGCGGCGACTGGATTAAATTTTTGGATGATGATGACTATTTAGATAGTAAGTGTATAGAACAAATGGCAAAAGCGATCGCACTTTGCCCTGAGGCTGTCATTTGCTCTTGTATTGCGGCTCAAGTAAATGCTGATGAAGTTGAATTAAGTCGTACCCCGCAAGTAGGGTCTGGTTTAGCTTGTTATATCCCTCAAGCAGATATTCATTATGGAATGCTCTTAGAAGTTGTGCCTTTTGGTACACCTGTACAAGTCGCCTGTCAAAGGGAAGCTTTTTGTAAAACTGGCGGTTGGGATTCCCAGCTTGATGCTAACTGTGATGATATTGATTCTTGGATTCGCATTGCTCAATTTGGTGAAGCTATTTTTATTAATCAATGCCTTGCCTACCGGACTATTTGGCCTGGTGCTTATAATCAAAAGTTTTCTTTATCTCAAAGGCTAGAGACAAATATTTTAATGAAAGAAAAAATATATGCCTTAATTGCCGAAAAACATCGCTCCCATGTTCCTGCATTTGAGGATATTAAAAATTACCTCAAACTACATTGGATTTTGGTAGCACTGAAGCAAAAAAACCTGCAAAGCTTTGTATCAATGTTAGATAAATCTTTATTTTCTCCTTTTGCTTGGCGACTTTTAGTAACTGCTATCTTTTCCCGTCAATCTCACACCTCCAACTCTCCAATTCGTAAATGTGTATTGATTGAGTCAGGACTTACGGATGGTTGA
- the rplS gene encoding 50S ribosomal protein L19, producing MSAQEIIRSIEAEQLKSDLPTIYVGDTIKVGVKIKEGEKYRVQPYEGVVIAKRNGGINETITVRRVFQGVGVERVFLLHSPRIDNIKVVRRGKVRRAKLYYLRDRVGKATRIKQRFDRSL from the coding sequence ATGAGCGCTCAAGAGATTATCCGTTCTATTGAAGCGGAACAACTAAAATCTGATCTTCCTACAATTTATGTAGGTGATACTATAAAAGTCGGGGTGAAAATCAAAGAAGGCGAAAAATACCGTGTACAACCTTATGAAGGAGTTGTAATTGCCAAACGTAACGGCGGCATTAATGAAACTATTACAGTTCGCCGCGTATTCCAAGGCGTAGGTGTAGAACGGGTCTTTCTGTTGCATTCTCCCCGGATTGACAATATCAAAGTCGTGCGTCGTGGTAAAGTACGGCGTGCTAAGCTATATTATCTGCGCGATCGCGTCGGTAAAGCTACCCGCATCAAGCAACGGTTTGACCGTTCTTTATGA
- the secE gene encoding preprotein translocase subunit SecE, which produces MAKKNEAEMPETTNGFSFVNFFQGTREELEKVVWPSRKQLVSESAAVLLMVTLSASLIYLVDGFFGWAAKQVF; this is translated from the coding sequence GTGGCCAAAAAAAATGAAGCAGAAATGCCAGAAACCACAAATGGGTTTAGTTTTGTCAACTTCTTTCAGGGAACTAGAGAAGAACTGGAGAAAGTAGTTTGGCCTAGTCGCAAGCAGTTGGTGAGCGAATCAGCGGCTGTATTGCTCATGGTGACACTCTCCGCTTCTTTAATCTATTTGGTCGATGGATTTTTTGGTTGGGCTGCAAAACAGGTGTTTTGA